From the genome of Bombus huntii isolate Logan2020A chromosome 14, iyBomHunt1.1, whole genome shotgun sequence, one region includes:
- the LOC126873233 gene encoding serine/threonine-protein kinase/endoribonuclease IRE1 isoform X1 — protein MRFGLILIFLTIGLFIENVCGQTERSQKSDYFKTSEGEHKQKRDTELIPEQDDPLLIFSTLDGSLVGIKQRSGNVLWRQSDEPIVKVPVDLGRTSMPMFLPDPKDGSLYIFGAETEALKKLPFTIPQLVTNSPCRSSDGILYTGRKIDTWFGIDPRTGERKQLLGFDEVKNTCPLEMQNVVFMGRTEYNIMMVDSKQKNRKWNVTFYDYTATKMEPEGIENYDLVHFATSSTGRIVTVDRRLGIILWELDVQSPVIAVYIVREDGLLTVPFTSVADQTLNLLLKRFANKPSDIQLFPTLYIGQHRHGLYALPSLVDSTTATISSNIGQLLLEGPLSVPQLAKNDNGNVSLSNSYFDNTDFIAQTGYQAVITLGHYEIPAEYKLQDQQPLQITGRSDPVIETLPLQYFNSTKQSLFSLQNDDKFNNNGNNGSWRELMQNTYIMGKNWLSQQENKGLKLTLVVLLGCILAMFWYFNAQFKEFQQLSQGSRENSSTNDYYGMRLNTLVVPEDIGEGVVKVGKITFDTGQVLGKGCEGTFVYRGSFDGRSVAVKRLLPDCFTFADREVTLLRESDAHANVVRYFCTEQDRMFRYIALELAEATLQDYVAGKYDKRKISAKSILRQATSGLAHLHLLDIVHRDIKPHNVLLSVPGPRGEVRAMISDFGLCKKLQLGRVSFSRRSGVTGTDGWIAPEMLNGNRTTCAVDIFSLGCVFYYVLSDGKHPFGDPLRRQANILCGESDLMALHDGISQNDKELALVLIKAMIASNPSERPPVMAVHDHPIFWDPATILAFFQDVSDRVEKDQIDSPALIALESNSMRVLQGDWRLIIDIEVATDLRKYRSYRGESVRDLLRALRNKKHHYRELSPQAQESLGYIPDKFTDYWLSRFPTLLSHVWCAMQGFREEPTLRGYYHADYIFANTCETESLQIQNTRPTDYMITSSPWKVQDNIDWSPNRARCRGQRRKHEKKKLEIPVAWTLPSN, from the exons ATGCGATTTGGGCTTATACTAATCTTTTTGACCATTGGACTTTTCATTGAGAATGTCTGTGGTCAAACTGAAAGATCACAGAAATCGGATTATTTTAAGACCTCTGAGGGAGAA CATAAACAAAAGAGGGATACGGAATTAATACCAGAGCAAGATGATCctctcttaatattttctacattagatGGTTCCTTGGTTGGTATAAAACAACGCTCTGGGAATGTGCTCTGGCGACAAAGCGATG AACCAATTGTCAAGGTACCAGTTGATCTTGGCAGGACTTCCAT GCCTATGTTTTTACCAGATCCAAAGGATGGTTCTTTGTATATATTTGGGGCAGAAACTGAAGCTCTAAAAAAGCTGCCATTCACCATTCCACAACTTGTGACTAATAGTCCTTGTCGTAGCAGCGATGGAATATTATATACTGGTAGAAAGATTGATACTTGGTTTGGTATTGATCCTAGAACTGGTGAAAGGAAGCAACTACTAGGATTTGATGAAGTTAAAAATACTTGTCCTCTAGAAATGCAGAATGTTGTATTTATGGGACGTACAGAATATAATATCATGATGGTGGATAGCAAGCAAAAGAATCGAAAGTGGAatgttacgttttatgattACACCGCTACAAAAATGGAACCTGAAGGAATAGAAAATTATG atctGGTTCATTTTGCGACAAGTTCGACTGGACGGATTGTTACTGTAGATAGAAGATTAGGAATAATTTTGTGGGAGCTGGATGTACAGAGTCCAGTGATAGCAGTGTACATCGTAAGGGAAGATGGCTTGTTAACAGTTCCTTTTACTAGTGTTGCAGATCAAACTTTGAATCTTCTTCTAAAACGTTTTGCAAACAAACCGAGCGACATTCAATTATT TCCAACATTATATATTGGCCAACATAGACACGGACTGTATGCCTTACCATCTCTTGTAGATTCAACAACAGCCACAATATCGAGTAATATTGGTCAGTTGCTACTTGAAGGTCCATTATCAGTTCCACAATTAGCAAAAAACGACAATGGAAATGTTTCTCTGTCTAATTCATATTTTGACAATACTGACTTTATTGCTCAGACTGGATATCAGGCAGTCATAACACTAG GTCACTACGAAATACCAGCTGAATATAAATTGCAGGATCAACAACCACTTCAAATTACTGGTCGGTCCGATCCTGTCATCGAAACATTACctttgcaatatttcaattccaCAAAACAATCATTATTCAGCTTACAAAATGATGATAAATTTAACAACAATGGAAATAATGGATCGTGGCGTGAGTTGATGCAGAATACTTATATAATGGGCAAGAATTGGCTCAGTCAGCAAGAAAATAAAGGATTAAAATTAACGTTAGTCGTATTGCTGGGATGTATACTAGCAATGTTCTGGTACTTTAACGCACAATTTAAGGAGTTTCAACAACTTTCTCAG GGTTCTCGGGAAAATAGTAGTACCAATGATTATTATGGAATGCGATTAAACACACTCGTAGTTCCTGAGGATATAGGTGAGGGAGTAGTCAAAGTTGGCAAGATAACTTTCGATACTGGACAAGTTTTAGGCAAGGGGTGCGAGGGAACTTTTGTATATAG AGGTAGTTTCGATGGACGCTCTGTAGCTGTAAAGCGTTTGTTACCAGATTGCTTTACATTTGCCGACCGGGAAGTAACACTGCTCAGAGAATCGGATGCGCATGCAAATGTTGTGCGATACTTTTGCACTGAGCAAGATAGGATGTTCAGATATATTGCATTAGAATTAGCTGAAGCGACTTTGCAAGATTATGTGGCGGGAAAGTACGATAAACGAAAAATATCCGCGAAAAGCATTCTGCGACAGGCTACATCAGGATTAGCCCATCTCCATCTTCTTGATATAG TGCACAGAGACATCAAACCTCACAATGTGTTATTATCAGTCCCAGGACCACGCGGAGAAGTAAGAGCTATGATATCGGATTTTGGTTTATGTAAGAAACTTCAATTGGGTCGCGTGTCCTTTTCGCGTAGATCAGGTGTAACAGGAACCGATGGTTGGATTGCACCAGAAATGTTAAATGGGAACAGAACTACTTGCGCCGTAGATATCTTTTCTCTTGGCTGTGTGTTTTATTATGTTCTTTCTGATGGAAAGCATCCATTTGGAGATCCATTACGGCGGCAAGCTAATATTCTTT GCGGAGAAAGTGATTTAATGGCACTTCATGATGGAATTTCCCAGAATGACAAAGAGTTGGCGTTAGTGCTTATAAAAGCAATGATCGCAAGTAATCCATCGGAAAGACCACCTGTAATGGCGGTCCATGATCATCCAATATTTTGGGACCCTGCTACAATTCTTGCATTTTTTCAG GATGTGAGCGATCGAGTGGAAAAAGACCAGATCGACAGTCCGGCCTTAATTGCACTGGAATCTAATAGCATGCGAGTGTTACAAGGAGATTGGAGATTAATTATTGACATAGAAGTTGCAACTGATCTACGAAAGTATAGAAGTTATCGTGGCGAAAGTGTTCGAGATTTACTAAGGGCATTACGAAACAAG AAACATCACTATAGAGAATTGAGTCCGCAAGCCCAAGAAAGCCTTGGGTATATCCCCGACAAGTTTACCGATTATTGGCTCTCTAGATTTCCCACTTTACTTTCGCACGTATGGTGTGCTATGCAAGGTTTCCGCGAAGAGCCAACATTAAGGGGATATTACCACGCTGATTACATATTCGCAAATACTTGTGAAACAGAATCTTTACAGATACAAAATACGCGACCGACAGATTACATGATAACGTCAAGTCCCTGGAAAGTCCAAGATAATATAGATTGGAGTCCGAATAGAGCAAGATGTCGTGGTCAACGAAGAAAacacgaaaagaaaaaactagAAATACCAGTTGCTTGGACCTTACCTTCGAATTAG
- the LOC126873233 gene encoding serine/threonine-protein kinase/endoribonuclease ire-1 isoform X2, whose protein sequence is MCSGDKAMVLLIEPIVKVPVDLGRTSMPMFLPDPKDGSLYIFGAETEALKKLPFTIPQLVTNSPCRSSDGILYTGRKIDTWFGIDPRTGERKQLLGFDEVKNTCPLEMQNVVFMGRTEYNIMMVDSKQKNRKWNVTFYDYTATKMEPEGIENYDLVHFATSSTGRIVTVDRRLGIILWELDVQSPVIAVYIVREDGLLTVPFTSVADQTLNLLLKRFANKPSDIQLFPTLYIGQHRHGLYALPSLVDSTTATISSNIGQLLLEGPLSVPQLAKNDNGNVSLSNSYFDNTDFIAQTGYQAVITLGHYEIPAEYKLQDQQPLQITGRSDPVIETLPLQYFNSTKQSLFSLQNDDKFNNNGNNGSWRELMQNTYIMGKNWLSQQENKGLKLTLVVLLGCILAMFWYFNAQFKEFQQLSQGSRENSSTNDYYGMRLNTLVVPEDIGEGVVKVGKITFDTGQVLGKGCEGTFVYRGSFDGRSVAVKRLLPDCFTFADREVTLLRESDAHANVVRYFCTEQDRMFRYIALELAEATLQDYVAGKYDKRKISAKSILRQATSGLAHLHLLDIVHRDIKPHNVLLSVPGPRGEVRAMISDFGLCKKLQLGRVSFSRRSGVTGTDGWIAPEMLNGNRTTCAVDIFSLGCVFYYVLSDGKHPFGDPLRRQANILCGESDLMALHDGISQNDKELALVLIKAMIASNPSERPPVMAVHDHPIFWDPATILAFFQDVSDRVEKDQIDSPALIALESNSMRVLQGDWRLIIDIEVATDLRKYRSYRGESVRDLLRALRNKKHHYRELSPQAQESLGYIPDKFTDYWLSRFPTLLSHVWCAMQGFREEPTLRGYYHADYIFANTCETESLQIQNTRPTDYMITSSPWKVQDNIDWSPNRARCRGQRRKHEKKKLEIPVAWTLPSN, encoded by the exons ATGTGCTCTGGCGACAAAGCGATGGTATTGTTAATAG AACCAATTGTCAAGGTACCAGTTGATCTTGGCAGGACTTCCAT GCCTATGTTTTTACCAGATCCAAAGGATGGTTCTTTGTATATATTTGGGGCAGAAACTGAAGCTCTAAAAAAGCTGCCATTCACCATTCCACAACTTGTGACTAATAGTCCTTGTCGTAGCAGCGATGGAATATTATATACTGGTAGAAAGATTGATACTTGGTTTGGTATTGATCCTAGAACTGGTGAAAGGAAGCAACTACTAGGATTTGATGAAGTTAAAAATACTTGTCCTCTAGAAATGCAGAATGTTGTATTTATGGGACGTACAGAATATAATATCATGATGGTGGATAGCAAGCAAAAGAATCGAAAGTGGAatgttacgttttatgattACACCGCTACAAAAATGGAACCTGAAGGAATAGAAAATTATG atctGGTTCATTTTGCGACAAGTTCGACTGGACGGATTGTTACTGTAGATAGAAGATTAGGAATAATTTTGTGGGAGCTGGATGTACAGAGTCCAGTGATAGCAGTGTACATCGTAAGGGAAGATGGCTTGTTAACAGTTCCTTTTACTAGTGTTGCAGATCAAACTTTGAATCTTCTTCTAAAACGTTTTGCAAACAAACCGAGCGACATTCAATTATT TCCAACATTATATATTGGCCAACATAGACACGGACTGTATGCCTTACCATCTCTTGTAGATTCAACAACAGCCACAATATCGAGTAATATTGGTCAGTTGCTACTTGAAGGTCCATTATCAGTTCCACAATTAGCAAAAAACGACAATGGAAATGTTTCTCTGTCTAATTCATATTTTGACAATACTGACTTTATTGCTCAGACTGGATATCAGGCAGTCATAACACTAG GTCACTACGAAATACCAGCTGAATATAAATTGCAGGATCAACAACCACTTCAAATTACTGGTCGGTCCGATCCTGTCATCGAAACATTACctttgcaatatttcaattccaCAAAACAATCATTATTCAGCTTACAAAATGATGATAAATTTAACAACAATGGAAATAATGGATCGTGGCGTGAGTTGATGCAGAATACTTATATAATGGGCAAGAATTGGCTCAGTCAGCAAGAAAATAAAGGATTAAAATTAACGTTAGTCGTATTGCTGGGATGTATACTAGCAATGTTCTGGTACTTTAACGCACAATTTAAGGAGTTTCAACAACTTTCTCAG GGTTCTCGGGAAAATAGTAGTACCAATGATTATTATGGAATGCGATTAAACACACTCGTAGTTCCTGAGGATATAGGTGAGGGAGTAGTCAAAGTTGGCAAGATAACTTTCGATACTGGACAAGTTTTAGGCAAGGGGTGCGAGGGAACTTTTGTATATAG AGGTAGTTTCGATGGACGCTCTGTAGCTGTAAAGCGTTTGTTACCAGATTGCTTTACATTTGCCGACCGGGAAGTAACACTGCTCAGAGAATCGGATGCGCATGCAAATGTTGTGCGATACTTTTGCACTGAGCAAGATAGGATGTTCAGATATATTGCATTAGAATTAGCTGAAGCGACTTTGCAAGATTATGTGGCGGGAAAGTACGATAAACGAAAAATATCCGCGAAAAGCATTCTGCGACAGGCTACATCAGGATTAGCCCATCTCCATCTTCTTGATATAG TGCACAGAGACATCAAACCTCACAATGTGTTATTATCAGTCCCAGGACCACGCGGAGAAGTAAGAGCTATGATATCGGATTTTGGTTTATGTAAGAAACTTCAATTGGGTCGCGTGTCCTTTTCGCGTAGATCAGGTGTAACAGGAACCGATGGTTGGATTGCACCAGAAATGTTAAATGGGAACAGAACTACTTGCGCCGTAGATATCTTTTCTCTTGGCTGTGTGTTTTATTATGTTCTTTCTGATGGAAAGCATCCATTTGGAGATCCATTACGGCGGCAAGCTAATATTCTTT GCGGAGAAAGTGATTTAATGGCACTTCATGATGGAATTTCCCAGAATGACAAAGAGTTGGCGTTAGTGCTTATAAAAGCAATGATCGCAAGTAATCCATCGGAAAGACCACCTGTAATGGCGGTCCATGATCATCCAATATTTTGGGACCCTGCTACAATTCTTGCATTTTTTCAG GATGTGAGCGATCGAGTGGAAAAAGACCAGATCGACAGTCCGGCCTTAATTGCACTGGAATCTAATAGCATGCGAGTGTTACAAGGAGATTGGAGATTAATTATTGACATAGAAGTTGCAACTGATCTACGAAAGTATAGAAGTTATCGTGGCGAAAGTGTTCGAGATTTACTAAGGGCATTACGAAACAAG AAACATCACTATAGAGAATTGAGTCCGCAAGCCCAAGAAAGCCTTGGGTATATCCCCGACAAGTTTACCGATTATTGGCTCTCTAGATTTCCCACTTTACTTTCGCACGTATGGTGTGCTATGCAAGGTTTCCGCGAAGAGCCAACATTAAGGGGATATTACCACGCTGATTACATATTCGCAAATACTTGTGAAACAGAATCTTTACAGATACAAAATACGCGACCGACAGATTACATGATAACGTCAAGTCCCTGGAAAGTCCAAGATAATATAGATTGGAGTCCGAATAGAGCAAGATGTCGTGGTCAACGAAGAAAacacgaaaagaaaaaactagAAATACCAGTTGCTTGGACCTTACCTTCGAATTAG
- the LOC126873237 gene encoding putative inorganic phosphate cotransporter isoform X2, whose product MLSTCKICCGRIPQRWIFAIMGFLALFNAYAMRVCLSITITEMVIPMHENTTHFYDNTCPVRNESGKGGNNGTQSYAKRYEWSETMQGIILSSFYVGYVITHLPGGMLSEKFGGKYSLGLGILATGVFTLITPFVVEYGEAIGLIIVRVLMGLCEGTTFPALNAMLAQWTPPEERSMIGSLVFAGAQLGTVFANSLSGLIIHYSAIGWPAVFYVFGSVGILWFLIWLVTCFNNPDTHPFISERERNFLQERMHAHTHKKPPSVPWRHLLKSVPLWALIAAQVGHDWGFFTLVNDLPKYMSSVLKYSIKDNGLLSALPYLTMWICSVVTSCLADWMITKGLMSRTNVRKLGTTIASLGPGAFIIGASYAECDRTTVVIMFTVGTTLMGTFYPGMKVNALDLSPNYSGTLMALVNGIGAFTGILTPYIVSELTPNQTLAQWRLVFWIVFVVFVLTNLIFVLYANGEVQYWNDPEFVRREREERRMKIANEKGEVGMKTFFS is encoded by the exons ATGCTGTCCACCTGCAAAATATGTT GTGGAAGAATACCGCAACGATGGATATTCGCAATAATGGGTTTTTTGGCGCTCTTTAACGCTTACGCGATGAGAGTCTGCTTGTCGATTACGATTACCGAGATGGTAATTCCGATGCATGAGAATACGACACACTTCTATGACAATACTTGCCCGGTCAGGAATGAGAGTGGGAAAGGGGGTAACAATGGCACGCAATCGTACGCAAAACGGTATGAGTGGAGTGAGACGATGCAG GGTATTATCTTGTCGTCGTTTTACGTGGGCTATGTGATAACACATCTACCTGGAGGGATGTTGTCTGAAAAATTCGGTGGGAAATATTCCCTCGGTTTGGGTATATTGGCGACCGGCGTTTTCACGCTAATTACACCGTTCGTCGTAGAATATGGAGAAGCAATAGGTCTAATCATCGTACGTGTGTTAATGGGCCTCTGCGAAGGGACAACATTCCCGGCGTTAAACGCAATGCTGGCCCAATGGACACCACCTGAAGAAAGGTCCATGATCGGTTCGTTGGTATTCGCCGGTGCTCAACTCGGCACGGTATTTGCCAACTCTTTGTCCGGTCTCATTATTCATTACTCGGCGATAGGATGGCCGGCTGTGTTTTACGTATTCGGTAGTGTCGGAATTCTTTGGTTTTTGATATGGCTGGTAACGTGCTTCAATAATCCAGACACGCATCCATTTATATCCGAAAGAGAACGAAATTTTCTACAAGAAAGGATGCACGCGCATACGCATAAAAAGCCACCTTCGGTTCCATGGAGACACCTTCTTAAATCTGTACCACTTTGGGCACTAATAGCGGCACAAGTTGGTCATGATTGGGGCTTTTTCACCTTGGTCAATGACCTTCCGAAATATATGAGCAGCGTACTCAAGTATTCGATCAAAGACAATGGATTACTCTCCGCATTACCCTATTTAACTATGTGGATTTGTAGTGTAGTGACATCTTGTTTAGCCGACTGGATGATCACGAAAGGCCTAATGTCACGTACTAATGTACGTAAATTGGGTACTACCATTGCCTCGCTCGGACCAGGAGCATTCATCATAGGTGCATCTTATGCCGAATGTGACAGAACAACTGTTGTTATTATGTTTACCGTTGGTACGACATTAATGg GTACATTTTATCCAGGAATGAAGGTGAATGCTCTAGATCTCAGTCCAAACTATTCTGGCACCTTAATGGCTCTAGTGAATGGAATAGGCGCTTTTACCGGTATTTTGACACCGTATATCGTTAGTGAATTAACTCCGAATCAGACACTTGCCCAATGGAGACTCGTATTTTGGATTGTTTTTGTTGTTTTCGTCTTGACTAATCTGATTTTTGTACTGTATGCAAACGGAGAAGTTCAGTATTGGAACGATCCTGAATTTGTCAGAagggaaagagaagagagacgGATGAAAATTGCAAACGAAAAAGGAGAAGTTG GAATGAAAACATTCTTTTCTTAA
- the LOC126873237 gene encoding putative inorganic phosphate cotransporter isoform X1 — MLSTCKICCGRIPQRWIFAIMGFLALFNAYAMRVCLSITITEMVIPMHENTTHFYDNTCPVRNESGKGGNNGTQSYAKRYEWSETMQGIILSSFYVGYVITHLPGGMLSEKFGGKYSLGLGILATGVFTLITPFVVEYGEAIGLIIVRVLMGLCEGTTFPALNAMLAQWTPPEERSMIGSLVFAGAQLGTVFANSLSGLIIHYSAIGWPAVFYVFGSVGILWFLIWLVTCFNNPDTHPFISERERNFLQERMHAHTHKKPPSVPWRHLLKSVPLWALIAAQVGHDWGFFTLVNDLPKYMSSVLKYSIKDNGLLSALPYLTMWICSVVTSCLADWMITKGLMSRTNVRKLGTTIASLGPGAFIIGASYAECDRTTVVIMFTVGTTLMGTFYPGMKVNALDLSPNYSGTLMALVNGIGAFTGILTPYIVSELTPNQTLAQWRLVFWIVFVVFVLTNLIFVLYANGEVQYWNDPEFVRREREERRMKIANEKGEVGKTKERLKIFST; from the exons ATGCTGTCCACCTGCAAAATATGTT GTGGAAGAATACCGCAACGATGGATATTCGCAATAATGGGTTTTTTGGCGCTCTTTAACGCTTACGCGATGAGAGTCTGCTTGTCGATTACGATTACCGAGATGGTAATTCCGATGCATGAGAATACGACACACTTCTATGACAATACTTGCCCGGTCAGGAATGAGAGTGGGAAAGGGGGTAACAATGGCACGCAATCGTACGCAAAACGGTATGAGTGGAGTGAGACGATGCAG GGTATTATCTTGTCGTCGTTTTACGTGGGCTATGTGATAACACATCTACCTGGAGGGATGTTGTCTGAAAAATTCGGTGGGAAATATTCCCTCGGTTTGGGTATATTGGCGACCGGCGTTTTCACGCTAATTACACCGTTCGTCGTAGAATATGGAGAAGCAATAGGTCTAATCATCGTACGTGTGTTAATGGGCCTCTGCGAAGGGACAACATTCCCGGCGTTAAACGCAATGCTGGCCCAATGGACACCACCTGAAGAAAGGTCCATGATCGGTTCGTTGGTATTCGCCGGTGCTCAACTCGGCACGGTATTTGCCAACTCTTTGTCCGGTCTCATTATTCATTACTCGGCGATAGGATGGCCGGCTGTGTTTTACGTATTCGGTAGTGTCGGAATTCTTTGGTTTTTGATATGGCTGGTAACGTGCTTCAATAATCCAGACACGCATCCATTTATATCCGAAAGAGAACGAAATTTTCTACAAGAAAGGATGCACGCGCATACGCATAAAAAGCCACCTTCGGTTCCATGGAGACACCTTCTTAAATCTGTACCACTTTGGGCACTAATAGCGGCACAAGTTGGTCATGATTGGGGCTTTTTCACCTTGGTCAATGACCTTCCGAAATATATGAGCAGCGTACTCAAGTATTCGATCAAAGACAATGGATTACTCTCCGCATTACCCTATTTAACTATGTGGATTTGTAGTGTAGTGACATCTTGTTTAGCCGACTGGATGATCACGAAAGGCCTAATGTCACGTACTAATGTACGTAAATTGGGTACTACCATTGCCTCGCTCGGACCAGGAGCATTCATCATAGGTGCATCTTATGCCGAATGTGACAGAACAACTGTTGTTATTATGTTTACCGTTGGTACGACATTAATGg GTACATTTTATCCAGGAATGAAGGTGAATGCTCTAGATCTCAGTCCAAACTATTCTGGCACCTTAATGGCTCTAGTGAATGGAATAGGCGCTTTTACCGGTATTTTGACACCGTATATCGTTAGTGAATTAACTCCGAATCAGACACTTGCCCAATGGAGACTCGTATTTTGGATTGTTTTTGTTGTTTTCGTCTTGACTAATCTGATTTTTGTACTGTATGCAAACGGAGAAGTTCAGTATTGGAACGATCCTGAATTTGTCAGAagggaaagagaagagagacgGATGAAAATTGCAAACGAAAAAGGAGAAGTTGGTAAAACTAAAGAgcgattgaaaatattttcgacttaA
- the LOC126873243 gene encoding baculoviral IAP repeat-containing protein 5: MDLLPEHDSMFWKIGRLKTFEDWPFQSSDNSCNPEKMAAAGFFAVGGKEEPDLVECFICSKQLDGWDPDDDPWNEHVKHHSECFFISLGKPDETSWTVYELFDLFKKYTVKECTRELDKAIAKAKEESIRLVHEIPHIYKGLRKNSKYQS, encoded by the exons atgGATTTACTACC AGAGCACGATTCAATGTTTTGGAAAATTGGTAGATTAAAGACGTTCGAAGATTGGCCTTTTCAGTCCTCTGATAATTCATGTAATCCTGAGAAAATGGCTGCTGCTGGTTTTTTTGCTGTAGGTGGTAAGGAAGAACCTGACTTGGTTGAATGTTTTATTTGTTCCAAACAACTTGATGGCTGGGATCCTGATGATGATCCATG GAACGAGCATGTAAAACATCATTCAGAATGTTTCTTTATCAGTTTGGGAAAACCTGATGAGACTTCATGGACTGTGTATGAGTTATTTGATTTGTTCAAAAAATATACAGTAAAAGAATGC acACGTGAGTTGGACAAAGCTATAGCTAAggcaaaagaagaaagtatTCGACTAGTACATGAAATACCTCACATTTATAAAGGATTAAGAAAGAACTCTAAATATCAGAGTTAA